The window CCGCATGGACGACGGATCGCGAAAATCCTTTCTAGCCTGGCGCTGTCGCTATGACGACACGCGCGGTCCGACCAAAGGCGGCATCCGCTTCCATCCCAACTCTACCGCCGACGAGGTCGAAACGCTGGCATTCTGGATGACCTTCAAATGTGCCGTGATGAACCTGCCCTATGGCGGCGGCAAGGGCGCTGTTCAGGTCGATCCGCGCAAGCTATCCAAGGCGGAGCTGGAACGGCTGTCACGCGCATACATCCAGGCGTTTGCCCGTATAATCGGGCCAGATCGCGACATCCCCGCACCGGACGTCTACACCAACTCGATGATCATGGGCTGGATGGCGGACGAATATGCCCAGATCGTCGGCGAGGCGGTGCCGGCCGTCATCACCGGCAAGCCGATTGCGCTAGGCGGCTCCCTGGGACGTGGCGACGCAACGGCGCGCGGCGGCTACTATCTTGTCCGCCATCTGGCCGAGGATCTCGGCCTGCACCAGATAATGCGCGTCGCCATCCAAGGGTTCGGCAATGCCGGGCAGCACATAGCCCGCCTACTTGCCGCCGACGGCCACAAGATCGTTGCAGTTTCGGATTCGGAAGGCGCTGTGCGATCCGACGCCGGCCTGCATGTCGACATGCTGATCGACGCCAAGGCCGCAGGCAGGTCCGTTGCCGGCACCATCGGACAGGGCGGACATGAATTCCTTGCCGCCGATGACCTCGTCGCCGTCGATTGCGACCTGCTCGTGCCGGCGGCGCTGGAGAACATGATCGATGAGAAGAATGCCGGCTCCGTCAAGGCCAAGCTGGTGCTGGAACTGGCTAACGGACCGGTGACGCCCGAGGCGGACGACATCCTCGCGAGAAGCGGCGTCGTGATATTGCCGGACATCCTGGCGAATGCAGGTGGCGTCACCGTGTCCTATTTCGAGTGGGTTCAGAACCGGCAGGGCTTCTACTGGACCGTGGACGAAATCCACGGCCGGCTGCGCACGATCATGGAGCGGGAAGGCCGTGCGATCTGGAACGTCGCGAAGGAAAAGAAAGTGTCTGTTCGCACTGCTGCCTATGTCCATGCG is drawn from Rhizobiaceae bacterium and contains these coding sequences:
- a CDS encoding Glu/Leu/Phe/Val dehydrogenase; the protein is MPEDGLLDHALVRLDEAATHLSIDPDVIEKLKYARETTKVRLMIRMDDGSRKSFLAWRCRYDDTRGPTKGGIRFHPNSTADEVETLAFWMTFKCAVMNLPYGGGKGAVQVDPRKLSKAELERLSRAYIQAFARIIGPDRDIPAPDVYTNSMIMGWMADEYAQIVGEAVPAVITGKPIALGGSLGRGDATARGGYYLVRHLAEDLGLHQIMRVAIQGFGNAGQHIARLLAADGHKIVAVSDSEGAVRSDAGLHVDMLIDAKAAGRSVAGTIGQGGHEFLAADDLVAVDCDLLVPAALENMIDEKNAGSVKAKLVLELANGPVTPEADDILARSGVVILPDILANAGGVTVSYFEWVQNRQGFYWTVDEIHGRLRTIMEREGRAIWNVAKEKKVSVRTAAYVHALGRLAEAIEAHGTQSFFTS